The following are from one region of the Candidatus Acidulodesulfobacterium ferriphilum genome:
- a CDS encoding OsmC family peroxiredoxin, with the protein MGIKLEYLQDLQFKAYSDNGNGYSVLLDTSKEAGGNDEGIKPTDLILAGLAGCSSMDIVSILKKKRQNIISYSANVSGERAETHPRVFTKMVITYEIKGKNIDEQAVKRAIELSKDKYCSVWAMLKNAVDIEWSYKIENI; encoded by the coding sequence ATGGGGATTAAATTAGAATACCTTCAAGATTTACAGTTCAAAGCATATTCGGATAACGGCAACGGCTACTCTGTTTTACTCGATACTTCAAAAGAGGCAGGAGGAAACGACGAGGGTATAAAGCCTACGGACTTAATTCTCGCCGGACTTGCCGGATGCAGTTCTATGGATATAGTTTCCATATTAAAGAAAAAAAGGCAGAATATAATTTCTTATAGCGCTAATGTTAGCGGCGAAAGAGCGGAAACGCATCCGAGGGTATTTACGAAAATGGTTATAACTTATGAAATTAAGGGTAAAAATATCGACGAGCAGGCGGTAAAAAGAGCAATCGAATTATCGAAAGATAAGTATTGCAGCGTCTGGGCTATGTTAAAAAATGCCGTCGATATCGAGTGGTCATATAAAATCGAAAATATTTAA